Genomic window (Cryptococcus neoformans var. grubii H99 chromosome 9, complete sequence):
TGTCGGGGAGAGGAATGTATATTCGCTTCTCGAACCTTTAATAGATAGGCGGTCAGGCACATAGCCATGAATAGGGAAGATCGACATACCTTCGCTTGATTGCAGGATCAAGCTGCCAAGGAATGTTTGTGGCTCCCAACACAAGAACACCTGTTTCTTCATTCCCCACTCCGTTCATCTGGACCAAAAACTCCGTCTTGATACGTCTCGAAGCTTCAGATTCCCCTTCGCCTCTTGCACCCGTGAGAGAATCAATTTCGTCAATAAAGATGATGGCGGGCTTTTGTTCACGTGCCATTTGGAAAAGCTGCTTGACTAAACTATATCGATTATCAGGACAGTAATATCATATTGACCAAGAACTCACCGTTCACTTTCGCCCATCCACTTCGAAACGAGATCACTACTTGACACGGAGAAGAATGTACTCTTCGCTTCTGTAGCAACCGCTTTTGCCAAATAACTTTTACCCGTCCCCGGAGGTCCGTATAGCAAGATACCTCGCCAAGGAGTCCTCTTGCCAGTGAATAGCTGAGGGAACTTGATCGGCAAAATTACGGCCTCCTTCAACGCCTCCTTCGCTTGGGCCAAACCCGCAACATCCTCCCATTTAACATTTGGGCTCTCACTAAGAATAGCCCCCTGCAATCCCTGCCTCATCTTTTTGATTTCAGGGTCGTCACCATCGTCGCCCTTAACGTCAGGTCCTCCGGCAGTAGAACCGCCAGCTGCGCCGGTGGCAGACACCTTTGCTTTCGACCGTTTCTCTTCAGATTTCGCAATGTGCTCTTTGAGTTTCTCAGCTCGATCAAGATATTCGGTGAATTTTTTGCGAATGAGTTCCTTGAGCTTATCGTTTTTCTCATCTTAATGAAGGTTAATTGTGGATGAAAGTGGTGTTTGTTTAGTGTTGGAGGTGCTCACATTTCATGGCCTATTCTGGCGTTAGTACCCGATGTGACAAAGAAATGATAACTTACCATCATAAAATAATCGAGGGCATCCTGGTACTGCTTGTATGCCTCCTACTGGGGAGTGAGCGGCTGGGACAGAGTAGTGACGTTCGAACGTACGGCATAGTTCTGCTTCACATCTTCGTCGATAGCTTTCTGCACAAGAGCTATCGCTTTCTGTTCATTATAAGCTTTCTGCCCAAGGTAATATTTCGTATATCTCCCTGACTCACGTCTAGGAAATTCGAATTGCTCATTGTGATGTATGgtgaaaagaggagatgggatgtACGCAGATGTCGTGTTGTGACGCAGAAGATGACCAGATCGGGACACCACAGGGCCATTTAGCAGCAGTGACGTCCCAAGATAAACATCTCAATTCACTGCATCTGATCTCGCTCATCCCAAACCATAACAATAGGATACGGGTCGTCCTGAAATTCATAAACGCAATGTGGATATAATGTTTCCTACGCACTCCACCCTCTCCCCAATGTCCAcctatcctccttctttcccacaACTCATATCTCCGCGGACatctcattctcttccttccagccCACCATCTCACCACCCGCCTGCTCTGCGTCAAAATTCAACTCGGCGATCTTGGCGGCGAAAACGAAAGAGATTCACCCTTACAACGTTCCAGTCTTTTCTCTACCACTCATCCTTTTGGCTAtgtatcatcatcgagaTGGCCTTGCTTGTTGGGGCCGCCTGGGGTCTAGGTGAACAGGCATGGCATACTGGTCCACAACAGGGATGGAACGTTGTAATGTTGTCTACGGCTTATGCTGTATTTGTGAGTTGTATATTTCCAATAAGCAATTGCTGAAGCTAACAAATCACAGTTGATCATATCAATAACTCATGCTTGGTCCCGGTACCTGAGTGTCAAGCAGATCATGAAGACGATGCCTAAGCCGTACATGCCAATCAAGCCCGACGATGTCCCCGAGAAAGTATCTCGCCATATAACCACAGAATACTCCCGCACAGCGGTGATTTCCCATATATCTCAAGCGACCCAGGGAGAGCAAGACGGCTGGGGTCGACCC
Coding sequences:
- a CDS encoding vacuolar protein-sorting-associated protein 4, encoding MSNSNFLDKAIALVQKAIDEDVKQNYAEAYKQYQDALDYFMMAMKYEKNDKLKELIRKKFTEYLDRAEKLKEHIAKSEEKRSKAKVSATGAAGGSTAGGPDVKGDDGDDPEIKKMRQGLQGAILSESPNVKWEDVAGLAQAKEALKEAVILPIKFPQLFTGKRTPWRGILLYGPPGTGKSYLAKAVATEAKSTFFSVSSSDLVSKWMGESERLVKQLFQMAREQKPAIIFIDEIDSLTGARGEGESEASRRIKTEFLVQMNGVGNEETGVLVLGATNIPWQLDPAIKRRFEKRIYIPLPDIQARRRMFEINVGSTPHGLTAADFTHLAEQTEGYSGSDIAVIVRDALMQPVRKVLSATHFKEVEIDTPEGPQIKLTPCSPGASNAIEKTWTDIESSELLEPLLGLKDFEKAIAVNRPTVSAKDIEKHIQFTDESGGEGA